One stretch of Passer domesticus isolate bPasDom1 chromosome 2, bPasDom1.hap1, whole genome shotgun sequence DNA includes these proteins:
- the TCEANC gene encoding transcription elongation factor A N-terminal and central domain-containing protein isoform X4 — protein sequence MDICLKMSDLKDIVHRTHCIETLLSENNLQDIEDHLKELADVDMTVEYLQGTEVTKAVYRVLKSCPSGELKKKAKQLLSRWKTLYKNNCAQSMQVKKSVSVCVKEKIEHLSVVPREQSLSEGPCQQEALDGTTSNTLVPSQTVKNVVHNNAEGSINLHSSFEEQHTVHEDSKSVVSEASLQQDLMRTLRCKCVDLLYRALIGSAEDEEETVKWLELAKEIEEHIFALHAKNDKKYKNCIRSKISNLKNPKSCHLKHNLFSGTLSPKTFAEMTVMEMASDELKQLRALYTKSSVQEHQLPQVINGTQTNKIKCRRCEKFDCTVTMIARGTLFLPAWVRNTNPDEQMLTYVICNECGEQWYHSRWICL from the coding sequence GTTTAAAGATGTCTGATCTGAAAGATATTGTACACAGAACCCATTGTATTGAAACACTGCTGTCTGAGAACAATTTGCAAGATATTGAGGATCATCTTAAAGAACTTGCAGATGTTGATATGACTGTAGAATATCTTCAGGGGACAGAAGTTACCAAGGCTGTATATAGAGTACTCAAGAGCTGCCCTTCAGGAGAgttgaaaaagaaagcaaagcagtTATTGTCAAGGTGGAAAACACTTTACAAGAATAACTGTGCTCAGTCAATGCAAGTTAAAAAGTCAGTTTCTGTGtgtgtgaaagaaaaaattgagcATCTCAGTGTAGTTCCTAGGGAGCAGTCACTGTCTGAAGGACCATGTCAGCAGGAAGCATTAGATGGTACTACTTCCAACACTTTGGTCCCATCACAAACTGTTAAAAATGTGGTACATAACAATGCAGAAGGCAGTATTAATCTGCATTCTTCTTTTGAGGAACAACACACTGTTCATGAAGATTCTAAATCTGTTGTTAGCGAAGCAAGTCTGCAGCAGGATCTGATGAGAACTCTGAGGTGTAAATGTGTGGATCTTCTTTACAGAGCTTTGATTGGTTCTGCCgaagatgaagaagaaactGTTAAATGGCTAGAGTTAGCTAAAGAAATTGAAGAACATATTTTTGCTCTTCATGCTAAAAATGACAAAAAGTATAAAAATTGCATCAGAAGTAAAATCTCTAACCTTAAGAACCCTAAAAGTTGCCACTTAAAGCATAACCTTTTTTCAGGAACTTTGAGCCCAAAGACTTTTGCTGAGATGACAGTGATGGAAATGGCCAGTGATGAACTGAAACAGCTCAGGGCTCTGTACACAAAATCATCTGTTCAGGAACATCAGCTTCCACAGGTGATTAATGGCACacagacaaacaaaataaaGTGCAGGCGCTGTGAAAAATTTGATTGCACTGTCACTATGATTGCCAGAGGAACTCTCTTTCTTCCAGCTTGGGTGCGAAACACAAATCCAGATGAACAAATGTTGACGTACGTTATTTGTAATGAATGTGGAGAACAGTGGTATCACAGCAGATGGATTTGTTTGTAA
- the TCEANC gene encoding transcription elongation factor A N-terminal and central domain-containing protein isoform X2: MDICNGLKMSDLKDIVHRTHCIETLLSENNLQDIEDHLKELADVDMTVEYLQGTEVTKAVYRVLKSCPSGELKKKAKQLLSRWKTLYKNNCAQSMQVKKSVSVCVKEKIEHLSVVPREQSLSEGPCQQEALDGTTSNTLVPSQTVKNVVHNNAEGSINLHSSFEEQHTVHEDSKSVVSEASLQQDLMRTLRCKCVDLLYRALIGSAEDEEETVKWLELAKEIEEHIFALHAKNDKKYKNCIRSKISNLKNPKSCHLKHNLFSGTLSPKTFAEMTVMEMASDELKQLRALYTKSSVQEHQLPQVINGTQTNKIKCRRCEKFDCTVTMIARGTLFLPAWVRNTNPDEQMLTYVICNECGEQWYHSRWICL, encoded by the coding sequence GTTTAAAGATGTCTGATCTGAAAGATATTGTACACAGAACCCATTGTATTGAAACACTGCTGTCTGAGAACAATTTGCAAGATATTGAGGATCATCTTAAAGAACTTGCAGATGTTGATATGACTGTAGAATATCTTCAGGGGACAGAAGTTACCAAGGCTGTATATAGAGTACTCAAGAGCTGCCCTTCAGGAGAgttgaaaaagaaagcaaagcagtTATTGTCAAGGTGGAAAACACTTTACAAGAATAACTGTGCTCAGTCAATGCAAGTTAAAAAGTCAGTTTCTGTGtgtgtgaaagaaaaaattgagcATCTCAGTGTAGTTCCTAGGGAGCAGTCACTGTCTGAAGGACCATGTCAGCAGGAAGCATTAGATGGTACTACTTCCAACACTTTGGTCCCATCACAAACTGTTAAAAATGTGGTACATAACAATGCAGAAGGCAGTATTAATCTGCATTCTTCTTTTGAGGAACAACACACTGTTCATGAAGATTCTAAATCTGTTGTTAGCGAAGCAAGTCTGCAGCAGGATCTGATGAGAACTCTGAGGTGTAAATGTGTGGATCTTCTTTACAGAGCTTTGATTGGTTCTGCCgaagatgaagaagaaactGTTAAATGGCTAGAGTTAGCTAAAGAAATTGAAGAACATATTTTTGCTCTTCATGCTAAAAATGACAAAAAGTATAAAAATTGCATCAGAAGTAAAATCTCTAACCTTAAGAACCCTAAAAGTTGCCACTTAAAGCATAACCTTTTTTCAGGAACTTTGAGCCCAAAGACTTTTGCTGAGATGACAGTGATGGAAATGGCCAGTGATGAACTGAAACAGCTCAGGGCTCTGTACACAAAATCATCTGTTCAGGAACATCAGCTTCCACAGGTGATTAATGGCACacagacaaacaaaataaaGTGCAGGCGCTGTGAAAAATTTGATTGCACTGTCACTATGATTGCCAGAGGAACTCTCTTTCTTCCAGCTTGGGTGCGAAACACAAATCCAGATGAACAAATGTTGACGTACGTTATTTGTAATGAATGTGGAGAACAGTGGTATCACAGCAGATGGATTTGTTTGTAA
- the TCEANC gene encoding transcription elongation factor A N-terminal and central domain-containing protein isoform X5 yields MSDLKDIVHRTHCIETLLSENNLQDIEDHLKELADVDMTVEYLQGTEVTKAVYRVLKSCPSGELKKKAKQLLSRWKTLYKNNCAQSMQVKKSVSVCVKEKIEHLSVVPREQSLSEGPCQQEALDGTTSNTLVPSQTVKNVVHNNAEGSINLHSSFEEQHTVHEDSKSVVSEASLQQDLMRTLRCKCVDLLYRALIGSAEDEEETVKWLELAKEIEEHIFALHAKNDKKYKNCIRSKISNLKNPKSCHLKHNLFSGTLSPKTFAEMTVMEMASDELKQLRALYTKSSVQEHQLPQVINGTQTNKIKCRRCEKFDCTVTMIARGTLFLPAWVRNTNPDEQMLTYVICNECGEQWYHSRWICL; encoded by the coding sequence ATGTCTGATCTGAAAGATATTGTACACAGAACCCATTGTATTGAAACACTGCTGTCTGAGAACAATTTGCAAGATATTGAGGATCATCTTAAAGAACTTGCAGATGTTGATATGACTGTAGAATATCTTCAGGGGACAGAAGTTACCAAGGCTGTATATAGAGTACTCAAGAGCTGCCCTTCAGGAGAgttgaaaaagaaagcaaagcagtTATTGTCAAGGTGGAAAACACTTTACAAGAATAACTGTGCTCAGTCAATGCAAGTTAAAAAGTCAGTTTCTGTGtgtgtgaaagaaaaaattgagcATCTCAGTGTAGTTCCTAGGGAGCAGTCACTGTCTGAAGGACCATGTCAGCAGGAAGCATTAGATGGTACTACTTCCAACACTTTGGTCCCATCACAAACTGTTAAAAATGTGGTACATAACAATGCAGAAGGCAGTATTAATCTGCATTCTTCTTTTGAGGAACAACACACTGTTCATGAAGATTCTAAATCTGTTGTTAGCGAAGCAAGTCTGCAGCAGGATCTGATGAGAACTCTGAGGTGTAAATGTGTGGATCTTCTTTACAGAGCTTTGATTGGTTCTGCCgaagatgaagaagaaactGTTAAATGGCTAGAGTTAGCTAAAGAAATTGAAGAACATATTTTTGCTCTTCATGCTAAAAATGACAAAAAGTATAAAAATTGCATCAGAAGTAAAATCTCTAACCTTAAGAACCCTAAAAGTTGCCACTTAAAGCATAACCTTTTTTCAGGAACTTTGAGCCCAAAGACTTTTGCTGAGATGACAGTGATGGAAATGGCCAGTGATGAACTGAAACAGCTCAGGGCTCTGTACACAAAATCATCTGTTCAGGAACATCAGCTTCCACAGGTGATTAATGGCACacagacaaacaaaataaaGTGCAGGCGCTGTGAAAAATTTGATTGCACTGTCACTATGATTGCCAGAGGAACTCTCTTTCTTCCAGCTTGGGTGCGAAACACAAATCCAGATGAACAAATGTTGACGTACGTTATTTGTAATGAATGTGGAGAACAGTGGTATCACAGCAGATGGATTTGTTTGTAA
- the TCEANC gene encoding transcription elongation factor A N-terminal and central domain-containing protein isoform X1 — translation MAAEQEAGGRRHAGPRGGGLKMSDLKDIVHRTHCIETLLSENNLQDIEDHLKELADVDMTVEYLQGTEVTKAVYRVLKSCPSGELKKKAKQLLSRWKTLYKNNCAQSMQVKKSVSVCVKEKIEHLSVVPREQSLSEGPCQQEALDGTTSNTLVPSQTVKNVVHNNAEGSINLHSSFEEQHTVHEDSKSVVSEASLQQDLMRTLRCKCVDLLYRALIGSAEDEEETVKWLELAKEIEEHIFALHAKNDKKYKNCIRSKISNLKNPKSCHLKHNLFSGTLSPKTFAEMTVMEMASDELKQLRALYTKSSVQEHQLPQVINGTQTNKIKCRRCEKFDCTVTMIARGTLFLPAWVRNTNPDEQMLTYVICNECGEQWYHSRWICL, via the coding sequence GTTTAAAGATGTCTGATCTGAAAGATATTGTACACAGAACCCATTGTATTGAAACACTGCTGTCTGAGAACAATTTGCAAGATATTGAGGATCATCTTAAAGAACTTGCAGATGTTGATATGACTGTAGAATATCTTCAGGGGACAGAAGTTACCAAGGCTGTATATAGAGTACTCAAGAGCTGCCCTTCAGGAGAgttgaaaaagaaagcaaagcagtTATTGTCAAGGTGGAAAACACTTTACAAGAATAACTGTGCTCAGTCAATGCAAGTTAAAAAGTCAGTTTCTGTGtgtgtgaaagaaaaaattgagcATCTCAGTGTAGTTCCTAGGGAGCAGTCACTGTCTGAAGGACCATGTCAGCAGGAAGCATTAGATGGTACTACTTCCAACACTTTGGTCCCATCACAAACTGTTAAAAATGTGGTACATAACAATGCAGAAGGCAGTATTAATCTGCATTCTTCTTTTGAGGAACAACACACTGTTCATGAAGATTCTAAATCTGTTGTTAGCGAAGCAAGTCTGCAGCAGGATCTGATGAGAACTCTGAGGTGTAAATGTGTGGATCTTCTTTACAGAGCTTTGATTGGTTCTGCCgaagatgaagaagaaactGTTAAATGGCTAGAGTTAGCTAAAGAAATTGAAGAACATATTTTTGCTCTTCATGCTAAAAATGACAAAAAGTATAAAAATTGCATCAGAAGTAAAATCTCTAACCTTAAGAACCCTAAAAGTTGCCACTTAAAGCATAACCTTTTTTCAGGAACTTTGAGCCCAAAGACTTTTGCTGAGATGACAGTGATGGAAATGGCCAGTGATGAACTGAAACAGCTCAGGGCTCTGTACACAAAATCATCTGTTCAGGAACATCAGCTTCCACAGGTGATTAATGGCACacagacaaacaaaataaaGTGCAGGCGCTGTGAAAAATTTGATTGCACTGTCACTATGATTGCCAGAGGAACTCTCTTTCTTCCAGCTTGGGTGCGAAACACAAATCCAGATGAACAAATGTTGACGTACGTTATTTGTAATGAATGTGGAGAACAGTGGTATCACAGCAGATGGATTTGTTTGTAA
- the TCEANC gene encoding transcription elongation factor A N-terminal and central domain-containing protein isoform X3, which yields MNMKGLKMSDLKDIVHRTHCIETLLSENNLQDIEDHLKELADVDMTVEYLQGTEVTKAVYRVLKSCPSGELKKKAKQLLSRWKTLYKNNCAQSMQVKKSVSVCVKEKIEHLSVVPREQSLSEGPCQQEALDGTTSNTLVPSQTVKNVVHNNAEGSINLHSSFEEQHTVHEDSKSVVSEASLQQDLMRTLRCKCVDLLYRALIGSAEDEEETVKWLELAKEIEEHIFALHAKNDKKYKNCIRSKISNLKNPKSCHLKHNLFSGTLSPKTFAEMTVMEMASDELKQLRALYTKSSVQEHQLPQVINGTQTNKIKCRRCEKFDCTVTMIARGTLFLPAWVRNTNPDEQMLTYVICNECGEQWYHSRWICL from the coding sequence GTTTAAAGATGTCTGATCTGAAAGATATTGTACACAGAACCCATTGTATTGAAACACTGCTGTCTGAGAACAATTTGCAAGATATTGAGGATCATCTTAAAGAACTTGCAGATGTTGATATGACTGTAGAATATCTTCAGGGGACAGAAGTTACCAAGGCTGTATATAGAGTACTCAAGAGCTGCCCTTCAGGAGAgttgaaaaagaaagcaaagcagtTATTGTCAAGGTGGAAAACACTTTACAAGAATAACTGTGCTCAGTCAATGCAAGTTAAAAAGTCAGTTTCTGTGtgtgtgaaagaaaaaattgagcATCTCAGTGTAGTTCCTAGGGAGCAGTCACTGTCTGAAGGACCATGTCAGCAGGAAGCATTAGATGGTACTACTTCCAACACTTTGGTCCCATCACAAACTGTTAAAAATGTGGTACATAACAATGCAGAAGGCAGTATTAATCTGCATTCTTCTTTTGAGGAACAACACACTGTTCATGAAGATTCTAAATCTGTTGTTAGCGAAGCAAGTCTGCAGCAGGATCTGATGAGAACTCTGAGGTGTAAATGTGTGGATCTTCTTTACAGAGCTTTGATTGGTTCTGCCgaagatgaagaagaaactGTTAAATGGCTAGAGTTAGCTAAAGAAATTGAAGAACATATTTTTGCTCTTCATGCTAAAAATGACAAAAAGTATAAAAATTGCATCAGAAGTAAAATCTCTAACCTTAAGAACCCTAAAAGTTGCCACTTAAAGCATAACCTTTTTTCAGGAACTTTGAGCCCAAAGACTTTTGCTGAGATGACAGTGATGGAAATGGCCAGTGATGAACTGAAACAGCTCAGGGCTCTGTACACAAAATCATCTGTTCAGGAACATCAGCTTCCACAGGTGATTAATGGCACacagacaaacaaaataaaGTGCAGGCGCTGTGAAAAATTTGATTGCACTGTCACTATGATTGCCAGAGGAACTCTCTTTCTTCCAGCTTGGGTGCGAAACACAAATCCAGATGAACAAATGTTGACGTACGTTATTTGTAATGAATGTGGAGAACAGTGGTATCACAGCAGATGGATTTGTTTGTAA